The Pseudomonas parafulva genome includes a window with the following:
- a CDS encoding Nudix family hydrolase, producing MKRVHVVAAVIRGMDGRILIARRADTQHQGGLWEFPGGKVEPGESVEAALARELDEELGIQVTRSRPLIKVSHDYPDKHVLLEVREVEAFTGEPHGAEGQPLAWVAPRELPDHAFPEANKPIVTAARLPDQYLITPDGLDVPDMLKGIQKAVANGIRLIQLRAPDMYDPKYRDVAVDAVGLCAGKAQLMLKGPLEWLGDFPSAGWHLTAAQLRKYADKGRPFPVQRWLAASCHNAEELALAKQMGVDFVTLSPVQPTESHPQAAPLGWEQAQRLIAGFDRPVYLLGGVGPEAREQAWLAGAQGVAGIRAFWPAL from the coding sequence ATGAAACGGGTTCACGTCGTTGCAGCCGTGATTCGGGGTATGGACGGGCGGATACTCATCGCCCGTCGCGCCGACACCCAACACCAGGGCGGCCTCTGGGAGTTTCCGGGAGGCAAGGTGGAGCCAGGGGAAAGCGTCGAGGCCGCGCTGGCGCGTGAGCTCGACGAGGAGCTGGGCATCCAGGTAACCCGCTCGCGGCCCTTGATCAAGGTCAGTCACGATTACCCCGACAAACACGTACTGCTTGAGGTACGCGAGGTCGAGGCCTTCACCGGTGAGCCCCATGGCGCCGAGGGGCAACCGCTGGCCTGGGTCGCGCCGCGCGAGCTGCCGGACCATGCGTTTCCCGAGGCCAACAAGCCCATCGTCACCGCTGCCCGGCTGCCGGATCAGTACCTGATCACACCGGACGGCCTGGACGTGCCTGACATGCTCAAGGGGATCCAGAAGGCCGTGGCCAATGGCATCCGGCTGATCCAGTTGCGTGCACCGGACATGTACGACCCCAAGTATCGGGATGTGGCGGTGGATGCGGTGGGGTTATGCGCGGGCAAGGCTCAGCTGATGCTCAAGGGGCCACTGGAATGGCTGGGCGACTTCCCGTCGGCAGGCTGGCACCTGACCGCGGCGCAGTTGCGCAAGTATGCCGACAAGGGCAGGCCGTTCCCGGTCCAGCGCTGGCTTGCCGCCTCCTGCCACAACGCCGAGGAGCTAGCCCTGGCCAAACAAATGGGGGTGGACTTCGTCACCCTGTCGCCGGTCCAGCCTACCGAAAGCCATCCACAGGCCGCGCCGCTAGGCTGGGAACAGGCCCAGCGCCTGATTGCCGGGTTCGACCGGCCGGTGTACCTGCTCGGTGGCGTGGGGCCAGAGGCGCGCGAGCAAGCCTGGCTAGCCGGGGCGCAGGGCGTTGCGGGTATCAGGGCGTTCTGGCCGGCTCTTTGA
- a CDS encoding cob(I)yrinic acid a,c-diamide adenosyltransferase codes for MGYRLSKIYTRTGDTGETGLGDGRRVPKDHPRIEAIGEVDSLNSQLGLLLAGLDEQGLDEVSRVLAPCQHRLFDLGGELAMPIYQALTTAEVERLEAAIDVWNDELGPLKNFILPSGSALVAQAHVCRSLARSAERRCQHLNTVEPLEGVGLAYINRLSDLLFVAARIIGRRQGIAEVLWQPAEKPQG; via the coding sequence ATGGGCTACCGCTTGTCCAAGATCTATACCCGCACTGGCGACACTGGGGAAACCGGCCTGGGCGATGGCCGGCGAGTGCCCAAGGATCATCCACGCATCGAAGCCATCGGTGAGGTGGACAGCCTCAACAGCCAGCTTGGCTTGTTGCTGGCTGGCCTGGATGAACAAGGTCTGGACGAAGTCAGCCGCGTGCTGGCGCCCTGTCAGCACCGCCTGTTCGACCTGGGTGGGGAGCTGGCCATGCCCATTTACCAGGCCCTGACCACCGCTGAGGTGGAGCGGCTGGAGGCGGCCATCGATGTGTGGAACGACGAACTGGGCCCATTGAAGAATTTCATCCTGCCCAGCGGGTCGGCGCTGGTCGCCCAGGCGCACGTGTGCCGCAGCCTGGCACGCAGCGCCGAGCGACGCTGCCAGCACCTCAATACCGTAGAGCCACTGGAAGGTGTCGGCCTGGCGTACATCAACCGCCTATCGGACCTGCTGTTCGTTGCCGCCCGCATCATTGGCAGGCGGCAAGGGATCGCTGAAGTGCTGTGGCAGCCCGCCGAAAAACCTCAGGGCTGA
- a CDS encoding ATP-binding protein — MTLRQRLENLPVGQKLLAALLVLLVTILLVANLTFISAAYWITQESMAPQALQTIGRLVSNPELSTRAADDSASAQALLDELDSYAPLRAAALYGSDGRMLAQLQHGDPLTLPKRFRNIEGWRFMEFRSTQLIRLPRAGSPPAHLLLVASSELPTAFYTGTLSASLAILVFSVLLWLFIARQIKRLITQPINQLEELSRQVTREESYALRAQRGNDDEIGSLANAFNTMLSRIEAREHQLKRARDEFQSAYDQAQGLAEETRHTNRKLELEVQVRSKIEKKLTGFQNYLNSIIDSMPSALIALDEQLYVTQWNQEATALSGTTLNEALNQPVFMAFAPLKPFLPQLKDTVERHRVAKIDRVTWHKDDEPRHYALTFYPLTGGGGRGVVIRIDDITQRLSLEEMMVQSEKMLSVGGLAAGMAHEINNPLGAILHNVQNIRRRLSPDLPRNLEQAQALGIDLATVNGYLQSREVPQLLDGIQQAGARAAKIVTHMLSFSRRSTRELAPCDLPALIDQAVDIAGNDFDLAIGFDFKGQAIVRQFDPALGPVPCTANELEQVLLNLLKNAAQAIHQRPAPCEPGRIILRTRLAPPWAEIQVEDNGVGMPEAVRKRTFEPFFTTKEIGQGTGLGLSVSYFIITNNHKGQMEVHSTPGQGTCFTLRLPLGQPHPPLPVNTEQ; from the coding sequence ATGACGCTGCGTCAACGCCTGGAGAACCTCCCCGTCGGGCAGAAGCTGCTGGCAGCTTTGCTCGTGTTGCTGGTGACCATTTTGCTGGTGGCGAACCTGACCTTCATCAGCGCCGCCTACTGGATCACCCAGGAAAGCATGGCACCGCAAGCGCTTCAGACCATCGGGCGGCTGGTCTCCAACCCCGAGCTGTCGACCCGCGCGGCAGACGATTCCGCCTCGGCCCAGGCGTTGCTCGATGAACTGGACAGCTATGCGCCGCTGCGCGCCGCCGCCTTGTATGGCAGCGACGGGCGCATGCTCGCCCAGTTGCAGCATGGCGACCCCCTGACACTGCCCAAGCGCTTTCGCAACATAGAAGGCTGGCGATTCATGGAGTTTCGCAGCACGCAGTTGATTCGCCTGCCGCGGGCCGGTAGCCCGCCGGCGCACTTGCTGCTGGTGGCCAGCAGCGAACTGCCCACGGCCTTCTATACCGGGACGCTCAGTGCAAGCCTGGCCATTCTGGTGTTCAGTGTGCTGTTGTGGCTCTTCATTGCCCGGCAGATCAAACGCCTGATCACCCAACCGATCAACCAGCTCGAAGAACTCAGCCGCCAGGTCACCCGTGAGGAGAGCTATGCGCTGCGGGCCCAACGCGGCAACGACGACGAGATCGGTAGCCTGGCCAATGCCTTCAATACCATGCTCTCGCGCATCGAAGCCCGCGAGCACCAGCTCAAGCGTGCCCGGGACGAGTTCCAGAGCGCCTACGACCAGGCCCAGGGGTTGGCCGAGGAAACGCGCCATACCAATCGCAAACTCGAGCTCGAAGTGCAGGTGCGCAGCAAAATCGAGAAGAAGCTCACAGGCTTTCAGAACTACCTGAACAGCATCATCGACTCCATGCCCTCGGCCCTGATCGCCTTGGATGAGCAGCTGTATGTGACCCAGTGGAATCAAGAGGCGACGGCGTTATCCGGCACGACCCTCAACGAGGCGCTCAACCAGCCGGTGTTCATGGCCTTCGCGCCACTCAAACCCTTCTTGCCACAGTTGAAGGACACGGTGGAGCGGCACCGGGTGGCAAAAATCGACCGTGTCACCTGGCACAAGGATGACGAGCCGCGGCATTACGCATTGACCTTCTACCCGCTCACCGGCGGTGGAGGCCGGGGCGTGGTGATCCGGATCGATGACATCACCCAGCGCCTGTCGCTCGAAGAGATGATGGTGCAGTCGGAAAAGATGCTCTCGGTCGGAGGCCTGGCAGCCGGCATGGCCCACGAAATCAACAACCCGCTCGGGGCCATCCTGCACAACGTGCAGAACATCCGCCGCCGCCTGTCACCCGACCTACCGCGCAATCTTGAGCAGGCCCAGGCGCTGGGGATCGACCTGGCCACGGTCAACGGCTACCTGCAAAGCCGCGAAGTGCCGCAGTTGCTCGATGGCATCCAGCAAGCGGGGGCCAGGGCCGCCAAGATCGTCACCCACATGCTCAGTTTCAGCCGCCGCAGCACGCGCGAACTGGCGCCCTGTGACCTGCCTGCCCTGATCGACCAGGCGGTGGACATAGCAGGCAACGACTTCGACCTGGCCATCGGTTTCGACTTCAAGGGCCAGGCTATCGTGCGCCAGTTCGACCCGGCGCTGGGGCCTGTGCCCTGCACCGCCAACGAACTGGAGCAGGTATTGCTCAACCTGCTCAAGAACGCCGCCCAGGCTATTCACCAGCGCCCGGCACCTTGCGAGCCAGGCCGTATCATCCTGCGCACACGGCTTGCGCCACCCTGGGCAGAAATCCAGGTGGAGGACAATGGCGTGGGCATGCCCGAAGCCGTGCGCAAGCGCACCTTCGAGCCTTTCTTCACGACCAAGGAAATCGGCCAGGGCACCGGCCTTGGGCTTTCGGTGTCGTACTTCATCATCACCAATAACCACAAGGGGCAGATGGAGGTGCATTCCACACCTGGGCAGGGAACCTGTTTCACCCTGCGCCTGCCCCTCGGCCAGCCGCATCCGCCGCTGCCGGTCAACACGGAGCAATGA